Proteins encoded by one window of Enterococcus saccharolyticus subsp. saccharolyticus:
- the scrK gene encoding fructokinase ScrK yields MLIGSIEAGGTKFVCAVGDEDYRIQDQCTIPTTTPEETIQKTIAYFKQFDLDALGIASFGPIEIRKSSPKYGYITSTPKQGWANTDVLGQIRAAFDVPTSWTTDVNGSAYGEYIMSTLSNEKIHSLVYYTVGTGVGGGAVIDGHLLGGSGHPEMGHTFVKRHEHDLDFKGICPFHGDCLEGLVAGPTFEARLGKKGETVPLTDPVWDILAYYLAQAVIQATLITRPDKIVFGGSVINETLLSQVRQYVTEMFHDYVELPPLEQFITQPLIQNNGSATLGNFALGLRQTQE; encoded by the coding sequence ATGTTAATCGGAAGTATTGAAGCCGGTGGAACGAAATTTGTTTGTGCAGTTGGTGATGAGGACTATCGCATCCAAGATCAATGTACCATTCCAACGACAACGCCGGAAGAAACCATTCAAAAAACAATTGCATATTTTAAACAATTTGATTTAGATGCACTAGGAATTGCTTCATTTGGTCCCATCGAAATTCGTAAAAGTTCACCGAAATATGGTTACATTACCAGTACACCTAAACAAGGTTGGGCTAATACGGATGTACTAGGACAAATTCGTGCAGCTTTTGATGTCCCAACTTCTTGGACAACAGATGTAAATGGATCTGCTTATGGTGAATACATCATGTCTACCTTAAGCAATGAAAAAATCCATTCACTGGTCTACTATACCGTAGGGACTGGTGTCGGTGGTGGTGCCGTCATTGATGGGCATTTGCTTGGCGGCAGCGGTCATCCAGAAATGGGCCATACTTTTGTCAAACGCCACGAACATGATTTAGATTTCAAAGGTATTTGCCCGTTCCATGGGGATTGTTTAGAAGGGCTTGTAGCAGGACCAACTTTTGAAGCACGTTTAGGCAAAAAAGGTGAAACTGTGCCTTTAACTGATCCGGTATGGGATATTTTAGCGTATTACCTGGCGCAAGCTGTTATTCAAGCAACGCTTATTACTCGTCCAGATAAAATTGTATTTGGTGGTAGTGTCATTAATGAGACCCTTTTAAGTCAAGTTCGTCAATATGTGACCGAGATGTTTCATGACTACGTAGAATTACCGCCATTAGAGCAATTTATTACACAACCGTTAATCCAAAACAATGGTTCTGCAACATTAGGAAACTTTGCATTAGGCTTACGGCAAACACAAGAATAA